Genomic window (Cuculus canorus isolate bCucCan1 chromosome 15, bCucCan1.pri, whole genome shotgun sequence):
CCAGCTTTGTCCCTGCGTCCCCTGGCCAGTTCAGTCCGCAGCCCTTGGGGGGCTACCAGAACCAGCACAGCTTCTCCGGTGAGGATTTGGGTTGGGGCTCCCCAGATGGGGAGGGGTCCCTGCTGGACAGGGGTGGCCAGGATGGGCTGGTGGCAGGGGTCTGGTAACGCTGTCCTCTGCTCCGTGCGTAGCTGTGCAGCCCGGGGCTGCGGGACagaccctgcccagccccattcccaccccacaGCCGAGCCAGCCCGTGGCGCTGCCTGGCCCCGTGCAGAGCGTGGcaccccagcagctcctggcccCCACCGCCCAGTCTGTCTCGCCCCAGATCCAGCCGGTGCCGGTAAGCCCCGGGTTGGGGGTCTCAGGGCCAAAGGTGGAGGTCCCAGTGGtcccctcagccctgctgacCCCTTCCACCCTCCaggtcctgctgcagccccattTCATCAAGGCTGACTCCCTGCTGCTGACAGCCGTCAAAACGGACGCTGGCAGCGCCAAGACCTCCAGCATCGCCTCTCTGGCCACCAGCGCCAGCAACTCTACCACCCCGCTGCAGGTCCCGGTAGGTCCCACCACCGGGGAGCTCTGGGATGGGGAAGATGTTTGGGGACCCCCACCGATGccaccctgcacccctgcaGGCGCTGGTGAGCGGAGGAGCCATCCTGGCCACGGTGCCGCTGGTGGTGGATGCTGAGAAGCTGCCCATCAACCGGCTGGCACCCAGTGGGAAACCAGCGCTGGTGCAGAGCAGGGGGGAGAAGCGCACGGCGCACAACGCCATTGAGAAACGCTACCGCTCCTCCATCAACGACAAGATTGTGGAGCTCAAGGACCTGGTGGTCGGCACCGAGGCCAAGGTGGGAGTCTGGGAGTGGTGGGATAAGAGTGGGCAAAGAGGAGCTTCGCCCAGCGTTTGGTCTGAGCCATCCCTGTGTACCGGCAGCTCAACAAGTCAGCAGTCCTGAGGAAGGCGATTGAGTACATCCgcttcctgcagcagagcaaCCAAAAGCTGAAGCAGGAGAACCTCACCCTTAAGATGGCCATGCAGAAGAACAGTGAGTGGAAGGGCAGGTTCCAGGGGGCTCAGCCTCGGTGCCAGGGCTGCTGTCCCCCGTCAGAACCCGTCAGTCTGCTGTCCTCTCCGCAGAGTCCCTGAAGGACCTGGTGGCCTCCTGCAGCAGTGGGGACAAGGCAGAGGCCCCTATGGAGGTGGTGAAGGCAGAGGTGATGGAGATGCTGACACCACCACCCTCGGACGTGGGCTCACCGTCCCACAGCAGCCTGCTCTCGCTCAGCGGgggcagcagcaacagcagcagcgaCTCGGAGCCTGACAGCCCCCTCTGTGACCATGGCAAGGTGGGGAGGGACCTGGGGGGATCACCCGCCCCGAGTGGGTTAGAGGACCGCCCCGAGTGGGTTAGAGGACCACCCCGAGTGCCAAGAGCAAAGCGCACCAGATGCCAGCACTGGCAAAGGAGCCAAAAGCCCTTGCTCTCTCTGTCTGTTCcttatggggctggagggaggggTGAAGGGACATTTTGGGATGCAGTGCCCCATGCCCTGTATCCCAAAGATGCGCCCTGTGCCCCGTGCCTGTACTCTGCTCTCCATGCCCCCTGTCTTGTATTTGTGCTCCATGCCCCATATCCCATGTTGTGCCCTTTATCCCATACCTGTGCCCCATATCCCATGCCCGTGCCCCATGCCAAGCCCTATGTCCCACGCCTGTGCCCCATGCCAAGCCCTACTACATCGCATGCCTGTGCCCCATATCTCGTGCCTGTGCCCCAGGACTCACAGCTGCTCTGCCCGTACAGGTGAAGCAGGAGCACCCACCACCCTCGCCCAGCAGCCAGGGCATGCTGGACCGCTCCCGCATGGCCCTCTGCGCCTTCgtcttcctctgcctttccttcaACCCCCTGGCCTCCCTCCTTCGGGGCTCCAGCGCCCCGATGGGGAGCCTGGGCACCGCTGGCCCTGGCAGGAGCATCATGGCTGAGTCTGGTACTGTGGGTAAGCTCTGGGGTGAAGGCCGTTGGGACAGAAGCTGTCAAGGTGGTGGATTTTGGGCTTGGCACAGGGTGGAGGTTTCTGGGACAAGTGTGAGGTGGAGGCTGTCGGGGTGGACATGAAGTGAAGGCTATTGGAATGGAGACTGGTGAAGACCGTCAGCATGCAGGATGCTGGTAGGGTGGTTGTGTGGTAGGGGATACCTGGGTTGAGGCTGTTGGGGTGAAGCCCATCAGGGTGGAGGCGGTTGGGATGGAGCCTGTTGGAGTAGAGGCAATCAGAGTGGAGGTGGTCATGGTGGATGTTGGGTGAAGGCCATCAGGAGGGGGGTCTGAGCTGGGAGACAGTTGGGATGGAGGATAGCAGGGTGGACGTGGGGCAGAGGCCATTGGGTGGAGGCTCTTGGGGTGGACACCATTGGAGTGGAGGCTGTTGGGGTGGGCAAAGGGTGAAGGCCACCGGGATGGAGACCCTGGGGTGGTCGCAGGGCAGAGGCGGCGTGGTGGCACAGTCCCCCTGTCCACACAGAGGAGCCGTGGGGGTGGGCGCAGTGGCTGTGGCCCACGCTGGCTTTCTGGGCATTGAACgtggtgctggtgctgggggCGGTGGTGCGGCTCTTCGTCTGCGGGGAGCCCGTCACCCGCCCCCACTCCGAGCCCTCCATCCTCTTCTGGCGCCACCGACGGCAGGCTGACCTCGACCTCGACCGGGTGAGCCCTGACCCATTGCCGCGCCCAGCGTGGTGTCACCTGTCCCCCAACCCTTGGCCACACCCACCCTTCATCCAGCATGGAGCACCCTATGGGAACCCCTCCCATCCCACAGTCTCCGCCCCTTCTACTGCCTTTGGGCCTGCCCACTTGATATAGCCATGCCCTCATCGGGGATAACCCCGCCCCCAATCTAGGCTTATCCCATTGGCCCAGCCCCAGGGTGGCTCCATCCACCTGCTCTAGCCTCGCCCCCTCTGTCTGGACTAGCCCCGCCCACTCATTCTAAGCTCTGCCCACCAACCACACCCCACCAGTAACCCTGCCCACTCTCAAAGTTTAGCCCCATCCCTTCCTACACCAGCCCCACCTCTTTTCCCTGTCTGGCCCCGCCCACCCCGTcttagccccgccccctctAGACTCACCCCATGCTTCAGCACTGTGAAGAGCCCCGCCCACATGCCCAGCCCCACCCCCTCTGCCCGGGGTAGCCCCGCCCACCTGCTCTAAGCTGACCTATCACATCTCTTCCTACTGCTCTGTAGCCCCGCCCATCTGCCCTTCAACTTTGGCCCCGCCCTTTCCCACTTGGCCCCGCCCACTCCCATATGGCTTCTTCACTCATTGGCCCCTTCCTCTtagccccctctccccctctgaCCATGCCCCTGCCATGCCTCatctggccacgccccctcaccATTTGGTCACGCccctctggccacgccccctctctTTTCCCATGGCCAggttccctctctccccctctgtATACACCCCTTCTCCCTCTGTGGCCACGCCCCTTATGACCACgccccctcttcccctctgaccacgccccctcccctgGGCACAGGGGGACTTTGCCCAGGGTGCTCAGCACCTGCGGACGGCGCTGGGCGCGCTGGGACGGCCGCTGCCAGCCTCGCACGGGGACCTGGCGTGCAGCCTGCTCTGGACACTCCTGCGGCACCTGCTGCAGCGCCTCTGGGTGGGTCGCTGGCTGGCTGCCCGCGCCGGGGGGCTGCGCCGTGACCCCCCGCCCCGCGACCACGTCCGACAGAGCGCCCGCGACGCTGCCATGGCTTATCACCGCCTGCACCAGCTGCACCTCGCAGGTACAGCCCCGCATCATGGGGGGCCGGGGGACGGGACCCACCATGCCCTGCATCCTTCCCCGTGCCCCACGTCCCCTCTGTGCCTCATGTACCCCCTGCGCCCCTCATCCGCCAAGTGTCCGCATgcccctctgcaccccacatTCTCCCTGCACCCTCATCCTTCCCTGTGCCCCACATCCCTCTCTGTGCCCCATATCCACCCCATGTCCCTCCCATGCCCACGTCCCTCCCATGCCCACATTCCCCCCGTGCCTCCATCCCCTCCCGAGCCCCGCATCCCCCCTGAGCATCCCTTccccccagggaagcaggctgGGGGGCACCTGCTGGCCATCAACCTGGCGCTGAGCGCCGTCAACCTGGCTGAGTGCGCCGGCGATGCCGTCTCTGTGGCCGCCCTGGCAGAGATCTACGTGGCGGCCGCCCTACGGGTCAAGGCCAGCCTGCACCGCTGCTTCCACTTCTTGGCTGTGAGTACAGGGCAGGCCCCTTTGCTGCCGTGGGACAGGGGGGAACATGTGCTGGGTGTCCCCTGATCCCCCCGCTCTCCCCGCAGCGCCCCTTCCTCTGCAGCGCCCGACGCGTGGCCCTGTCCCACGGCGGGGCTGTGCCCCCTGCCATGCAGTGGCTCTGCCATCCCTTGGGCCATCGCTTCTTCGTTGATGGAGACTGGG
Coding sequences:
- the SREBF1 gene encoding sterol regulatory element-binding protein 1 isoform X1 is translated as MSALAFEEAALDGLAPTLGLAAGSDIDSALLSDIDDMLQLFNTPDNDFSRLFDSPFGATDSAVPGGLPSTPDTLSTYLGPSNAPPATPAGSVYPGSPGMATFAQQPPAPLLPTPAPGVKEELVAVPSSQPGVMLAPSFVPASPGQFSPQPLGGYQNQHSFSAVQPGAAGQTLPSPIPTPQPSQPVALPGPVQSVAPQQLLAPTAQSVSPQIQPVPVLLQPHFIKADSLLLTAVKTDAGSAKTSSIASLATSASNSTTPLQVPALVSGGAILATVPLVVDAEKLPINRLAPSGKPALVQSRGEKRTAHNAIEKRYRSSINDKIVELKDLVVGTEAKLNKSAVLRKAIEYIRFLQQSNQKLKQENLTLKMAMQKNKSLKDLVASCSSGDKAEAPMEVVKAEVMEMLTPPPSDVGSPSHSSLLSLSGGSSNSSSDSEPDSPLCDHGKVKQEHPPPSPSSQGMLDRSRMALCAFVFLCLSFNPLASLLRGSSAPMGSLGTAGPGRSIMAESGTVEEPWGWAQWLWPTLAFWALNVVLVLGAVVRLFVCGEPVTRPHSEPSILFWRHRRQADLDLDRGDFAQGAQHLRTALGALGRPLPASHGDLACSLLWTLLRHLLQRLWVGRWLAARAGGLRRDPPPRDHVRQSARDAAMAYHRLHQLHLAGKQAGGHLLAINLALSAVNLAECAGDAVSVAALAEIYVAAALRVKASLHRCFHFLARPFLCSARRVALSHGGAVPPAMQWLCHPLGHRFFVDGDWAVKGVPRETIYSSAGNPVDPLAQVTQLFREHLLEKALCCVAMPEPGRPTAQGEGRHFSDALEYLQLLNGCSNASGAPGPAPSISSGLAAVTGTDPVSKWWASLIGTVIHWLQGDEEGAERLYPLVETMPRVLQSSEKPLPRAALHSFRAVRAMLSKQDGSQASLNHCEKASSCLRESLELGSPPKGTIDKAVQLLLCDLLLVTRTNLWQQQMSVSQQRSCQYQASALELRGFQQDLSSLRRLAQTLRPAMRRVFLHEATARLMARASPTRTHQLLDRSLRRRGVQGSKPAGEPESHPTPREHAEALLLACCYLPPSFLSGPGQRVGMLAEAARTLEKLGDKRTLHDCQQMIIKLGSGTTVTSG
- the SREBF1 gene encoding sterol regulatory element-binding protein 1 isoform X2 gives rise to the protein MSALAFEEAALDGLAPTLGLAAGSDIDSALLSDIDDMLQLFNTPDNDFSRLFDSPFGATDSAVPGGLPSTPDTLSTYLGPSNAPPATPAGSVYPGSPGMATFAQQPPAPLLPTPAPGVKEELVAVPSSQPGVMLAPSFVPASPGQFSPQPLGGYQNQHSFSAVQPGAAGQTLPSPIPTPQPSQPVALPGPVQSVAPQQLLAPTAQSVSPQIQPVPVLLQPHFIKADSLLLTAVKTDAGSAKTSSIASLATSASNSTTPLQVPALVSGGAILATVPLVVDAEKLPINRLAPSGKPALVQSRGEKRTAHNAIEKRYRSSINDKIVELKDLVVGTEAKLNKSAVLRKAIEYIRFLQQSNQKLKQENLTLKMAMQKNKSLKDLVASCSSGDKAEAPMEVVKAEVMEMLTPPPSDVGSPSHSSLLSLSGGSSNSSSDSEPDSPLCDHGKVKQEHPPPSPSSQGMLDRSRMALCAFVFLCLSFNPLASLLRGSSAPMGSLGTAGPGRSIMAESGTVEEPWGWAQWLWPTLAFWALNVVLVLGAVVRLFVCGEPVTRPHSEPSILFWRHRRQADLDLDRGDFAQGAQHLRTALGALGRPLPASHGDLACSLLWTLLRHLLQRLWVGRWLAARAGGLRRDPPPRDHVRQSARDAAMAYHRLHQLHLAGKQAGGHLLAINLALSAVNLAECAGDAVSVAALAEIYVAAALRVKASLHRCFHFLARPFLCSARRVALSHGGAVPPAMQWLCHPLGHRFFVDGDWAVKGVPRETIYSSAGNPVDPLAQVTQLFREHLLEKALCCVAMPEPGRPTAQGEGHFSDALEYLQLLNGCSNASGAPGPAPSISSGLAAVTGTDPVSKWWASLIGTVIHWLQGDEEGAERLYPLVETMPRVLQSSEKPLPRAALHSFRAVRAMLSKQDGSQASLNHCEKASSCLRESLELGSPPKGTIDKAVQLLLCDLLLVTRTNLWQQQMSVSQQRSCQYQASALELRGFQQDLSSLRRLAQTLRPAMRRVFLHEATARLMARASPTRTHQLLDRSLRRRGVQGSKPAGEPESHPTPREHAEALLLACCYLPPSFLSGPGQRVGMLAEAARTLEKLGDKRTLHDCQQMIIKLGSGTTVTSG
- the SREBF1 gene encoding sterol regulatory element-binding protein 1 isoform X3, with the translated sequence MAWHGAGLGGKAAPGEALNPTGMEHSIKDMLQLFNTPDNDFSRLFDSPFGATDSAVPGGLPSTPDTLSTYLGPSNAPPATPAGSVYPGSPGMATFAQQPPAPLLPTPAPGVKEELVAVPSSQPGVMLAPSFVPASPGQFSPQPLGGYQNQHSFSAVQPGAAGQTLPSPIPTPQPSQPVALPGPVQSVAPQQLLAPTAQSVSPQIQPVPVLLQPHFIKADSLLLTAVKTDAGSAKTSSIASLATSASNSTTPLQVPALVSGGAILATVPLVVDAEKLPINRLAPSGKPALVQSRGEKRTAHNAIEKRYRSSINDKIVELKDLVVGTEAKLNKSAVLRKAIEYIRFLQQSNQKLKQENLTLKMAMQKNKSLKDLVASCSSGDKAEAPMEVVKAEVMEMLTPPPSDVGSPSHSSLLSLSGGSSNSSSDSEPDSPLCDHGKVKQEHPPPSPSSQGMLDRSRMALCAFVFLCLSFNPLASLLRGSSAPMGSLGTAGPGRSIMAESGTVEEPWGWAQWLWPTLAFWALNVVLVLGAVVRLFVCGEPVTRPHSEPSILFWRHRRQADLDLDRGDFAQGAQHLRTALGALGRPLPASHGDLACSLLWTLLRHLLQRLWVGRWLAARAGGLRRDPPPRDHVRQSARDAAMAYHRLHQLHLAGKQAGGHLLAINLALSAVNLAECAGDAVSVAALAEIYVAAALRVKASLHRCFHFLARPFLCSARRVALSHGGAVPPAMQWLCHPLGHRFFVDGDWAVKGVPRETIYSSAGNPVDPLAQVTQLFREHLLEKALCCVAMPEPGRPTAQGEGRHFSDALEYLQLLNGCSNASGAPGPAPSISSGLAAVTGTDPVSKWWASLIGTVIHWLQGDEEGAERLYPLVETMPRVLQSSEKPLPRAALHSFRAVRAMLSKQDGSQASLNHCEKASSCLRESLELGSPPKGTIDKAVQLLLCDLLLVTRTNLWQQQMSVSQQRSCQYQASALELRGFQQDLSSLRRLAQTLRPAMRRVFLHEATARLMARASPTRTHQLLDRSLRRRGVQGSKPAGEPESHPTPREHAEALLLACCYLPPSFLSGPGQRVGMLAEAARTLEKLGDKRTLHDCQQMIIKLGSGTTVTSG